The Fortiea contorta PCC 7126 genome has a segment encoding these proteins:
- the fraD gene encoding septal junction protein FraD, whose translation MATLFKDLLVIFKFVTDSLLGLRKLVVPAKAYSWQTFIYLSLYSWVISYFATTPIKEIIALFGWLFLIAGTAWYTTEDPVRVPGTFMPVGALITGFLVSVFAFGNELNGITPQTIVLWPTISALVTVIPNFFVGTGVGAKPQIPKPEDRQKLIILLGSSMLISCWLQFYFVMDNWLMEYPSVQSDSFKRSTFVVRTEIPPTNPPNGIFILNKLQPLIENEIDARPWSQVEKWLQNANTNLNRLKQQVLREKRLQNHEEKVLWDIQPRISNPNPNKKDEYLLDIVGIWIGPSSNSRGYYFKKSCQVGPIARSANTKKPEESVIVAEIECGRVSKPIVGTPPAQR comes from the coding sequence ATGGCGACTCTATTTAAAGACTTATTAGTCATATTTAAATTCGTTACAGATAGTTTGCTGGGGTTGAGAAAATTAGTAGTTCCAGCTAAAGCCTATTCCTGGCAAACATTCATTTATTTAAGTTTATATTCTTGGGTAATTTCATATTTTGCCACTACTCCTATTAAGGAGATAATAGCTCTATTTGGTTGGTTATTTCTCATTGCAGGTACTGCTTGGTATACCACAGAAGATCCTGTCAGAGTTCCGGGAACATTTATGCCGGTGGGAGCTTTAATCACCGGATTTTTAGTTAGTGTTTTTGCTTTTGGTAATGAGCTAAATGGAATTACACCTCAAACTATCGTGCTTTGGCCGACAATTTCCGCGTTAGTGACTGTTATCCCCAATTTTTTCGTGGGAACTGGTGTTGGTGCTAAACCACAAATCCCCAAACCGGAAGACCGCCAAAAATTGATTATCTTACTAGGAAGTTCGATGCTCATCAGCTGCTGGCTTCAGTTCTATTTTGTCATGGATAATTGGTTAATGGAATACCCAAGCGTACAGTCAGATAGTTTTAAGCGCAGTACTTTTGTCGTCAGAACAGAAATCCCACCTACCAACCCTCCCAATGGAATTTTTATCTTAAACAAACTCCAGCCACTAATAGAAAATGAAATAGATGCTCGACCTTGGTCACAAGTAGAAAAATGGCTACAAAATGCCAACACAAATCTTAACCGACTCAAGCAACAAGTTCTACGCGAAAAGCGGTTGCAAAATCATGAAGAAAAGGTATTATGGGATATTCAACCCCGGATATCCAACCCTAATCCTAATAAGAAAGACGAATATTTATTAGATATAGTCGGTATTTGGATTGGCCCTAGTTCCAACTCTCGCGGTTACTATTTTAAAAAGTCTTGTCAGGTGGGACCAATTGCAAGGTCTGCAAACACTAAAAAACCAGAAGAATCAGTGATCGTTGCAGAAATTGAATGCGGTCGTGTCAGCAAGCCTATTGTCGGAACACCCCCCGCGCAAAGATGA
- a CDS encoding ABC transporter permease yields MSFARIFVIARNEFLEIIRDRVLYIICFYAIILAIAIRLLPEFAATTENKIFLDFGLVAMSIIGLIVAIFVGTGMVNKEVEKRTILILIAKPVGRGEFIAGKYLGLLAVIAVLITMMTVIFLGFLQLGKITYSSLSIFIAAIFLFLQLTLIAATAIAFGVFSSSLLAITLTFAVYLMGNVTQDLLQFGRLSRNPTVERLSQALYLILPDLSRLNMRNDAVYGLAALSDPTTLIANAGYGLLYSAMLLAIAILIFSQREF; encoded by the coding sequence ATGAGTTTTGCTAGAATTTTCGTCATTGCCAGAAATGAATTCTTAGAAATTATCCGCGATCGCGTTTTGTATATTATCTGTTTTTACGCAATTATTCTCGCTATCGCTATTCGCTTACTTCCAGAATTTGCAGCTACTACCGAAAACAAAATATTTCTGGATTTTGGGTTAGTAGCGATGAGTATAATTGGGTTAATTGTTGCTATTTTCGTAGGTACGGGAATGGTGAACAAGGAAGTAGAAAAACGAACTATTTTAATCTTAATTGCTAAACCAGTTGGTCGGGGTGAATTTATTGCTGGTAAATATTTAGGGCTATTGGCTGTCATAGCTGTACTCATCACGATGATGACAGTAATCTTTCTAGGATTTTTGCAACTTGGTAAAATTACTTATTCATCATTGAGTATTTTTATTGCAGCGATTTTCTTATTTTTACAGCTAACTTTAATTGCCGCAACAGCAATTGCTTTTGGTGTCTTTAGTAGTTCCCTGTTGGCGATAACTTTAACGTTTGCTGTATATTTGATGGGGAATGTAACCCAAGATTTATTGCAATTTGGGCGTCTCAGTCGCAACCCCACTGTCGAACGTCTTTCCCAAGCTCTATATCTAATTTTGCCAGATTTATCTCGTTTAAATATGCGGAATGACGCCGTTTATGGTTTAGCAGCGCTGTCTGACCCAACTACCTTAATCGCTAATGCTGGCTATGGCTTATTGTATAGTGCCATGCTATTAGCGATCGCTATCCTCATTTTTTCTCAACGGGAATTTTAG